The Rhodovulum sp. P5 DNA segment TAGGAGTGATCGCAGGGGTTCGCTTCGAAGGCGGCTTCTGTCCCGCTTCGGCCCATTGTCGCAACTGTTCAGCCAGACGGGTATGTCCCTTCTGCTCTTCAGCCGCAGAGAGTTGCATCGCCAGATCGTAAAAACGATCAGCGTCCCCTTCTGCGTGGCTCTTGACGAGACCGATGAGTTGTTGGGCGGAAGCCAAGGTCGAGTTGCTCTTTCTGAATGATCATTTTCAATGATACTAAGGTCTTTTCTACATTCGAACCCCTCAGCAGACCAGACAATTTGCGCTGTTTGGAAGCAGAGTGTGTCGGTTTTGTGCTCTCGAGCATCGACTTGGATGCTTGCCTTGCGGCCTCCCCCGCTCGGCTTCGCGTGTCGCAGGGGAGAACGGCCCTTCGGTCCGTCGCGCATTCGGCCATGCGGCCTCACCGCGGCGTTGCGCTTGGCGTCCCGGTTTGCCCGCCTCGCGAGCACGTCCCTCCCCAGCCGCTCCGCCGGATTGCGCTCTGGTCTGTTTTGCGCGGCAAAACGATCCCGCCGCTCCATCCGTCTCCCGCGTCCGGTCAGGCCGTTTGCCTGCTCAGGTCGGTCAAACCTACCGTCAACACACACACATGAGTGCGGAAGCATATCCTCCGGATGGCCCCCAAATCAGCCCGCGTCAAGGATCGCAAAACTTTTCGGCGAGGGCGGGGTCTGTGGCGTTGGGCGGTCCCGTGCGTGAGCGCGCGCGTGTGTCGGGTGCTGCGCGCGGAAAACTTTTGCGCCCGGCAAGCCGGCGGCTGCGCCGTCCCTGACCCGGGCAGATTCGGAAACCAGGCATTCGGCCATGCCCCCACACTCACGTGGTGGCTCCTCAACCGAATACTGGAGAACAGACATGGCTTACGACAACGCAAACACCTACGAGACCATCGAACTTTTCGGACTGACCGAGAAGGACGCACAGCTGCCGATCCCGGAAGACCACATTCTTCAGGACTGCATCATCCGCGAGAGCTTCGAGGCTCTGCTCGGTCCGCTGCGCGGGACCGGCTTTGAAGCAGAAATCGAACCGCTGGCCCATGGGCTCGCCACGATCCTGCAGCGCCGCAAGGTGGCGCTTGGCAAGGAGGTCGACCGCACCGCCGACAAGATCGGAGCGCTGGCAAAATCCCACGACGGATCGGAGATCGCCGAGACCGCGCTCGAAGAGGCGCAGGCGCGCTTTCTGCAGCTGCGCGAGATCGTCAGCGCCATCGAGGTGATGAGCGAGGCTGCGGCGGAATGCTACGAGATCGAGACCGGCCACGCCTTCATCCCGGCAGCCGGGTCGCGCGCAAGCGTCCGGGCGCAAGAGACCGGGGCGGTCTTCGAGGCGCGGCAGCTTCTGGAGCAGCACGACCGGGAAACCGCCGAGAAGTCGAAAGTCGAGGGTGTTCCCCTGATCGTCTCGGGCGCCACTGACTGGACTGATGTCGATGTGATCTTCAACACGCTCGACAAGGTTCGCGAGCGGATCAAGCAGAACCGCAACCAGGAGATCTTCCTCTGCCACAAGGGTGGCAAGCACGGGGCGGAGATGATCGCGGCTCGGTGGGCTCGCGCACGGTGTGTCGCACAAGCGCGTTTCGATCCGCGCTGGTCCGCGCATGGGCGGGCGGCACCGTTCAAGTGCAACGACGAGATGCTGGACGACAAGTTCGCGGCGACGGGGGTTGTACTCTTCGGCGGCAACGGGGTCGCGCTGAACCTCGGGCAGAAGGCGGAGGCGAAAGGTCTGACGGTCATGCGGGTTGCGGACCCGGCGAAGAAGGCGTCGCAGGATTGAAGAAAGAGGGTCGCCTTCGGGCGGCCCTTTCGTCGTTTCTTATGGGTGTGGACGTTCTCCAAATCGCTTTGCCTAGCAATTTCCTGTTTTGATAGGTATATGTGTGCCAAGCAAAACTTGGAAATGATTGGCATGACTCCACTCAGCAGCATCGCGATGAGCGCCTATACCGACCTGGTACGTCTTTTGAAGGACGACGCTTTGTCCGGTGTCGAAGGCAAGCCGACTCTCAAGGAGCGTGGGGATAAGGCCTATTGGTATGCCGCGCGCCGTGTCGGCACCGAGATGCGCTTCATCTATATCGGCGAAGACAGCGACGAGACACGCGCGCGCATCGACCGGATCGAAGAGCTGCGCGCAAAGGCCAAGGATCGGCAGGCGGAACGGTCGCGGCTTGTCCGGCTCTTGCGTGCGGAAGGCATGACGCCCATCGACCGGGCGACCGGGTCCATCCTGTCGGCCATGGCCGCAGCCGGAACCTTCCGTTTGGGTGGCACCATCGTCGGAACCAATGCATTTCGCCTCTATGAAGGCGAGCTTGGTATCCGTCTGCCAATTGGCGGTATGGCCAATACTGGCGACATCGACATCGCGCAGTTCGAGAAGCTCAGCGTTGCGTTGCAGGATCAGGTCGACCCGGGTCTGGCGGAGACATTCTCGGCGCTCAAATTCGATCCTCTGCCAGCTCTTGACCAGGGCCGGACATGGCGATGGGCCCAGGGTGGCAGCGGCCAGTTGGTCGAGTTTCTCACACCGGCGTTCGGAGATGAGACCATCCGTGATCTGCCAGCATTGGGCGTGAACGCCCAAGGATTGAACTATCTCAACTTCCTGATCGCTGAGCCGATCCACGCGGCGGCGATCTATAGATCCGGCGTTCTGGTCCAGGTTCCGCGCCCGGAACGCTATGCGATCCACAAGCTTATCATTGCCGATCGGCGGCGGGACGGAGCGGGGAGCCTCAAATCGGTGAAGGACCGTGAGCAGGCGGCTTTCCTGATCGAGGCGATGGCCGAGGACCGGCCCGATGATCTGGCCCGCGCTTATGCCTCTGCGCTGGAGGTTGGCCGACGCTGGCGCGAGCATATTGGCAACTCACTGAAGCGGATGCCTGAGACCAAGGTGATGCTCGACAGCTTGGTCGCGTGATCGCGGCAACATAATCGCGTTAATCGGTGGCCTGCGGCGGTCGGCACCGTCATCCCCTCTCAATGGGGCCGTCGACGCTCGGCCCATCCGCATCGTGTCTGGTGGGAGGCTATGCGCGCGTCATGCGTATCCACGACGGTTCAAGACGCGGGGGATGGCGACGACGCGCTTGAGGCTGAAGACCCGCACGTCCTTCGGATGGTGTTTCGGACCATCGCACCCACGCGGGCGGGCTTTGTCGGCACCCGGGCCAGGAGCGGCGGGACGAGGACGCGGATGGTGGCGCCGGCGTGATGGCAGGGGTCATCCGGATCACTCCTTTTTGCTCATAGATGTGGATCGCACGGGCTCGGCCCGTCCGTGCCCTCAGCTCACGCTTCGGCAAGCACAAATACGGCTTCCACGCCTTTGGCGCGGACCCTCCGCATTTGCGCTTGCGACCGGGCCTTTTGCCCCCGTGCTGGGTGATCCTCATCGCAATAAGGAGTAACCCAAATGACCAACCACTACGTCGCCACCGTCCCCGTCAAGTTCACCGACACCGATGGCCAGGAGCGCACCCGTTTTCAGCGCGTGGGTGCGATGTTCCGCAACACCCGCAACGGGGACGGCTCGGAGTTCTTCAGCCTCAAGCTCGACTTCCCTGTCGCGGTCTCGGAGCTGGTGATGTTCCCACCGAGCGCGAAAGATCCCCAGGACTAAATCCTCTGGCGAGGATGGGCCGCCCCAGGACGATCTTGGGGCGGCCCGATCCCTGTTCAAGAGATGCCGGGTCCGGCGGTCAGATCGCCTGAGGCGACCTCACGAAGCCGCCGGTCGCTTTGCATTCAACAGACGCGCTTCTCCCGGAAGGGTCAGGCCGCGACAGACCGGCCAGTCAGCCTCAAGGGGGCCATCCACTAAAACCTGTCGGCCAGGGCCTCCCGGTTTTTGCGGCAGAGATTTGGTGACCCAAATCTGGCCCTCCTTGACCCTGCCTGTCCGCCCTGTCGGTGGGGTTTGCGCCCGCCCGCGGTTCCGTCCGAACACTTGTCAGACCGTGTGAAAACGGCGGCCTCCTATCCGCGAATGCAGAGAACGGTCGGCTTTTGGATTTTTCGATTGGAAATAGGTTCTGAGTGGCCCAAAGTAGGCCAGCATAGGCTGTAAGGGCCTGAAAGGGCCCGCCGCGCATAAATGGTCTCAGGGTCGTTGCTTTACGTCCGTGCTGCTTGGATTAGGGTCGGGACGCCGACCAATGTGATCGCCCGCCGGATGTTGTATGCAAGCGCCGTCAGGCTGAACTCGCCACGGACGTTCTCAAGTCGGCGTGTCAGGAATGCGCCTTGTCCCATCCATTGCTTGATAGATCCGAAGGGGTGTTCGACTGTTTCGCGGCGTTGACCCAGTACCTCTGGGCGGGCGACAAGTCGTTCAGCCATCCGCTCCAGCACCTCTTCGTTTTCATATCGCGAAACTGTTCGAGCCTCACTTCCCGTACGTCGCGGCTTGAGCCGGCACTGCTTGCAGGCGCGGTAATTGCGATATTTCTGCTCGAACACGCCATCTCGGACATACTGCTTTTTCCCGTTCGGAGGAAGGTTCTGACCGCCGGGGCAAGTGTAATGGTCCGCGGTCCCGTCGTATTGAAACCGCTCTTTCACAAACAAGCCCTTGCTCGCGGCAGCGCCACGCCGAGGCCTTGGAATGATAGGAAAGGCATTCCCGGCTTCACTGGCCGCGATATCCTCGATTGCAAAATAGCCTTTATCCGCGACCACGTCGATGCGCTCAACACCCAGCAGCTTGCGTGCCGAGATCGCAGTCTTGGCCAGAAGCCCAAGGTCGCTCACCTTCGAATGGACCTGTTGCTCAGCGATGAGTTTGTGCTTCACATCCACAGCGATCTGGATGTTGTATCCAACGCCTACGCGCGTGTTTCGATCCATGGCGCGGGCGTCAGGATCGGTCAGCGAGAGCTGGTCGGCGCCGGTCTCCTCCAGTTCTTCTTGATGGCCGATCAGCCGTTCACGCCTGGCCTTCATGGCTTCGATTTTCTGACGAATATCATTCTTCACCATGTCACTAGCGCGATTGTCGTCCTCGGCATCAGCATTGTTCAACGCGGAAAGATAGTGATCCAGTCGTTTGTCGATCAAAGCCAAATCGCGCTTGAGCGAGGCTTTGGTGAAATTCTTCCCACTGTTGTTGACGGCCTTGATCCGTGTGCCGTCCACCGCCAGCAACTCGCGTCCGAAAAGATCAAGATCTCGGCATAGCCGAACAAACTGCCGAAAGATCTCCCGAAATGCTAATCGATTGTCTTTTCGGAAATCGGCAATCGTTTTGAAATCCGGTTTGAGGTGCCGCATCAGCCAGATCACCTCAAGATTTCGATGCGTCTCGGCCTGAAGCCTGCGGCTTGAGCGCACGCGGTTCAAGTATCCGTAGATGTAGAGCTTCAGCAGGTCAGCTGGATCGTAACCGGGCCGCCCTGTCGACTTGGGCTTCGCCCTTGCGAACCCGGCTGCAGCGAGGTCAAGCCCTGCAACAAAAGCATCGATAAACCGCACTGGATTGTTTGCGCCAACGTAGTCTTCAACGCGCTCCGGCAAAAGCAGTGATTGCGCACGTGGTGTTCCGGTCATGTATCTCATGCCCAAACATACCGCAAAAGCACGACCGCAGGAATCCCAAGTGGCTCTTTTCACACGGTCTGTTGTGTGTTCGGCCAGACCCTCGGGCGGTGCGGGGGAAGGGGACCCATGGGACAGGTGGGATTCTTGATGGCGAGGGGACAGCCCCGCGTCCCTACGGGCCGCTGGGGAAGCGGACACCAAGGCTGACTAAGTCTGAATGCGACGTAAGTATATAATTGACAGTACGGTATATTATCGTAAGGTGGGGTCAGCCTTGGTGGAAGGTGGCAGGAAATAGGAGGTCTTTCTTCGCATGTCGCGCTCAAAACGTCTCACAGGTGCGGACCGTATGGAGATCGTTCGCGAGGCTGCAGAAGGTGTGTCGACGTCTGAGCTTGCTGAACGGTTTGGCGTGTCGTCGCGAGCGATCCAGTACACGCTCAAAGCCGATGCGGAGCGCCAGACGGATGCCGCGATCCCGGTCTCCGCGGTCAGTGTGAAGGTCACCGCTGCTGAGCTTGCGGCGCTCGACGAGGTGTTGGCGAAGGCCGGGATCGAGAGCCGGGCCGAGGGGCTGCGGCGGCTCATTCAAGCGGCCGGCGGGGTGTTCGTTCCGGACGCGCAGATGGCGGCCGAGATGGCGCGCTACCGCGCCTCGCTTCACGAGGTCGGCAATGGCGTCGCCCAGATCGCCAAGCAGATGACACGGGCCAACCTGCAGGGGCAGGCCCTGTACGCACGAAGGGGGTCAAAAACGGCAAGATTTCATGAAAGTGGTGTTGACCGCTTGATGCGGTCGATTGTTGCGACGCCGACGTTGAAATGGCGCGCAATGGCGCGGATGGACTGTCCCTCCTGAAGCATTGATCTGACTTGATCTTGCTGGTGGGTTGTGAGTTTGAACTTTCGTCCGAATTTCACGCCGCGTTTCTTGGCTGATACCCGGCCTTCTTCGGTTCGTTCATTGATGAGGTTCCTCTCCAATTCGGAAAGTCCAGCAAAAACAGTGAGTAAGAACTTTCCCATAGAGCTCGTGGTGTCGGCCCAGGGTTCGCGAAGTGATCTGAACGATGCCTCTGCGGCCTCTATCTTCTTGGTAATGACAAAGAGATCATGGGTGGATCGGGCAAGGCGATCCAGGCTTGTGACAAGCAGCGTATCGTCTGGCTGCAGTGTGCTGAGCATCTTTTCAAGTTGAGGGCGACGACGGTCAAACCCGGTCAGCTTCTCTTGGAATATCCTGTCACATCCCTCTGCCTGGAGGTGCTCGATCTGGCTTTCCAGGTTCTGTCCGATCGTGGAAACCCGCGCGTAGCCGATCAGCATGGTTTTGCACCTGTTTTTCGGCCTCCAATACGGAACGGAATTACGGATTCTGTAAGGTTTTGTTTTTGCGACCGGAAAAATTCGTTCCGGAATTTATAAGTTTCGGAACGCCTCATGCCGCCACCGACATGTCGTTCAGGGGCAGGCGACTGTTCATATCTAGATCAAATACCCCGTATGGGTTGATGTGACTGTGTGGCAGCGGGTTCAGCGCCGCCATGTCGCGGTCCGTCATTTTCTGGCGCCAGGCTTGATCGGCGAGAATGTCCTGAATCATGAGCGTGTTCACGTAGACCATGGCTCCTTGCAACAGATGCAGCGACAACACCGAGATTTCCTGATCGTCGCGACGGTTGGAGACCAGTTCATTGCCGTTGCCATAGAAGATGAAATTGTTCACGCCGTTCCAGCGCTCGATCACGTTAAGCCCGGAATTGATCTCTCGGCGCAGATCCTTGTCACTGAGATACTTGCACAGGAATAGTGTCTTGGCGGCTTTACCCAGTTCAAGGAGCGCGGCGAAGACGGGATGGCTTTGGCCCCGAATAAACCGGCGCAGGATTGCTTCAGGCTCGGCTGTTCGCTGTTTCAGGGCGACCGCAAGCTTGATCATCTCATCGTAATGCTGGGCGATCAGGTCCCAGTTGATTGGTTTGGGTGCAAACAACGGGTCGAGGTTTTTGTAGGTTTTCTCTACCTTGGGAACTGCGCGCACCAGCTTTTGCCGCGCTATTGCTTTGAACCGTGGCATGAGATCAAATCCCAGCAAATAACAGAAGGCGAAACCGACGACACTCTGGCCGTGGGTGTCAACAAACTGGCGATCAATCTCCAGTTCGGTGCCGTGATGCAAGACACCCTCAATCATCGACGCGACCTCTGACGAAGAGACCTGTTTGAGTTGCGAATGAATACAGGTCGCCTTTGCATCAACATGCCAGTAGATCATGACGCCGCGCCCGCCATAGCGCTGATGCCACTCGGTCATCAGGTTTTGATCCCAGGATGCAAGTTGTGTGGAATCCGACGCGCAACTGCTGCTGCTTTCGCCCCAGATATCTGCAAGACGTGCACGGTTCGTGGCATCGGCAATGGCACGGGTTGCGGCGCGGAGTGCATTTTTGTGAATGAAGCGCTGCCGAATGTAGAGCAGTTCCTTGTACGTCACATTATGCGGTCCGGCCGCGATAGCTTTGAGCCCGATATTGGTGCCGATTCCATAGAGCGCCAGCAGAAGCCTTCGGGAAACCTCACCCTCCGGCAGGGTTTGTCGCGCGGCCGCAGTTGGAAAGGACTTGGTAAACTCAAGCCGTAGATCAACCTCCTTCAGGACATCCAACAAACTGGTCATAGGCCAGCGACGCGCCATTTCCTCTTTCAGCGCTTCCAGCATCGTAGGGTCGTCCTGAGCTTTTAACGGCTTGAGTGAAATCCAGGATTTGCCGCGCCTCAATCTGAGGGTCACGTCCTTATTGGTGGGCAAGCTTCGGTCAAATTGGTCCAGGGCAGCGCTAAGATCGAATTTGAGACGTTGGACAAAGTGATCGGCCTCGACTGGCTGCCCGAGTTCCTGGAAATACCGCTCTTTTCTATCGTCGAAGTCCTGCGGCAAGTCCTGATCCGGATCGCAGTACCGAC contains these protein-coding regions:
- a CDS encoding recombinase family protein, coding for MLIGYARVSTIGQNLESQIEHLQAEGCDRIFQEKLTGFDRRRPQLEKMLSTLQPDDTLLVTSLDRLARSTHDLFVITKKIEAAEASFRSLREPWADTTSSMGKFLLTVFAGLSELERNLINERTEEGRVSAKKRGVKFGRKFKLTTHQQDQVRSMLQEGQSIRAIARHFNVGVATIDRIKRSTPLS
- a CDS encoding DUF2493 domain-containing protein — protein: MAYDNANTYETIELFGLTEKDAQLPIPEDHILQDCIIRESFEALLGPLRGTGFEAEIEPLAHGLATILQRRKVALGKEVDRTADKIGALAKSHDGSEIAETALEEAQARFLQLREIVSAIEVMSEAAAECYEIETGHAFIPAAGSRASVRAQETGAVFEARQLLEQHDRETAEKSKVEGVPLIVSGATDWTDVDVIFNTLDKVRERIKQNRNQEIFLCHKGGKHGAEMIAARWARARCVAQARFDPRWSAHGRAAPFKCNDEMLDDKFAATGVVLFGGNGVALNLGQKAEAKGLTVMRVADPAKKASQD
- a CDS encoding IS1182 family transposase; its protein translation is MRYMTGTPRAQSLLLPERVEDYVGANNPVRFIDAFVAGLDLAAAGFARAKPKSTGRPGYDPADLLKLYIYGYLNRVRSSRRLQAETHRNLEVIWLMRHLKPDFKTIADFRKDNRLAFREIFRQFVRLCRDLDLFGRELLAVDGTRIKAVNNSGKNFTKASLKRDLALIDKRLDHYLSALNNADAEDDNRASDMVKNDIRQKIEAMKARRERLIGHQEELEETGADQLSLTDPDARAMDRNTRVGVGYNIQIAVDVKHKLIAEQQVHSKVSDLGLLAKTAISARKLLGVERIDVVADKGYFAIEDIAASEAGNAFPIIPRPRRGAAASKGLFVKERFQYDGTADHYTCPGGQNLPPNGKKQYVRDGVFEQKYRNYRACKQCRLKPRRTGSEARTVSRYENEEVLERMAERLVARPEVLGQRRETVEHPFGSIKQWMGQGAFLTRRLENVRGEFSLTALAYNIRRAITLVGVPTLIQAART
- a CDS encoding GSU2403 family nucleotidyltransferase fold protein translates to MTPLSSIAMSAYTDLVRLLKDDALSGVEGKPTLKERGDKAYWYAARRVGTEMRFIYIGEDSDETRARIDRIEELRAKAKDRQAERSRLVRLLRAEGMTPIDRATGSILSAMAAAGTFRLGGTIVGTNAFRLYEGELGIRLPIGGMANTGDIDIAQFEKLSVALQDQVDPGLAETFSALKFDPLPALDQGRTWRWAQGGSGQLVEFLTPAFGDETIRDLPALGVNAQGLNYLNFLIAEPIHAAAIYRSGVLVQVPRPERYAIHKLIIADRRRDGAGSLKSVKDREQAAFLIEAMAEDRPDDLARAYASALEVGRRWREHIGNSLKRMPETKVMLDSLVA
- a CDS encoding Tn3 family transposase — encoded protein: MQQIWSDEELRAHWVLSASELGLLKGTSESRRLTLCYYLKYFQLHARFPKSLDLVSPQVLKFLASQIAAADDDGLAIVPKRTDRFYRRQVMSFLDIALFDKEARALFLDWLIEIVLPTAPNQATLDAVITERFLSNRMIRPKAKAEANLLARAERRFERIVFARISERLADDQRARLDALLETEGGFSPFAEVARSSGAASVENVLKTVERLEAVRAVGLDRSILEDVHPDIVERFRLRAGSEDAWDMRRHPDETRYALLFCFLVPREAELTDELGDLLISITHKISARAETKVIKELVAEYRKVEGKTALLFKMAIAANADPDGRVRDVIFPAVGQKTISDLAAEYHAENPSFSYRVHRKVRRSYAQHYRRILPVILKTLTFRSNNQAWHPLLDAIAILIEDAGKKPQYFSLDQVPLEGVVRPKWRDIVIEARPGGKNRINRLNYEICVLQSLRERLRTKELWIEGARRYCDPDQDLPQDFDDRKERYFQELGQPVEADHFVQRLKFDLSAALDQFDRSLPTNKDVTLRLRRGKSWISLKPLKAQDDPTMLEALKEEMARRWPMTSLLDVLKEVDLRLEFTKSFPTAAARQTLPEGEVSRRLLLALYGIGTNIGLKAIAAGPHNVTYKELLYIRQRFIHKNALRAATRAIADATNRARLADIWGESSSSCASDSTQLASWDQNLMTEWHQRYGGRGVMIYWHVDAKATCIHSQLKQVSSSEVASMIEGVLHHGTELEIDRQFVDTHGQSVVGFAFCYLLGFDLMPRFKAIARQKLVRAVPKVEKTYKNLDPLFAPKPINWDLIAQHYDEMIKLAVALKQRTAEPEAILRRFIRGQSHPVFAALLELGKAAKTLFLCKYLSDKDLRREINSGLNVIERWNGVNNFIFYGNGNELVSNRRDDQEISVLSLHLLQGAMVYVNTLMIQDILADQAWRQKMTDRDMAALNPLPHSHINPYGVFDLDMNSRLPLNDMSVAA
- a CDS encoding helix-turn-helix domain-containing protein, giving the protein MSRSKRLTGADRMEIVREAAEGVSTSELAERFGVSSRAIQYTLKADAERQTDAAIPVSAVSVKVTAAELAALDEVLAKAGIESRAEGLRRLIQAAGGVFVPDAQMAAEMARYRASLHEVGNGVAQIAKQMTRANLQGQALYARRGSKTARFHESGVDRLMRSIVATPTLKWRAMARMDCPS